In Camelina sativa cultivar DH55 chromosome 16, Cs, whole genome shotgun sequence, a single window of DNA contains:
- the LOC104749642 gene encoding zinc transporter 3, which produces MKTKNVKLLLFFLSVSVLLIAVVNAAEGHSHGKPQCECSHDDDHDNKEGARKYKIAAIPSVLIAGIIGVLFPLLGKVFPPLRPETPFFFVTKAFAAGVILATGFMHVLPEAYTMLNSPCLTSEAWEFPFTGFIAMVAAILTLSVDTFATSSFYKSHCKASKKINDGESGGPSVDSAQVQVLRTRIIAQVLELGILVHSVVIGISLGASQSPEAAKALFIALMFHQCFEGLGLGGCIAQGKFKCLSVTLMSTFFAITTPIGIVVGMGIANSYDESSPTALIVQGVLNAASAGILIYMSLVDLLAADFMHPKMQSNTGLQIMAHIALLIGAGLMSLLAKWA; this is translated from the exons ATGAAGACCAAGAACGTTAAactcttactcttcttcttatcagtctccGTCCTCCTCATCGCGGTCGTCAACGCAGCCGAAGGCCATTCACATGGGAAACCGCAATGTGAATGCTCACACGATGACGACCATGACAACAAAGAGGGAGCAAGGAAGTACAAGATCGCCGCAATTCCTTCGGTTCTAATTGCCGGCATAATCGGAGTTCTTTTCCCTTTGTTAGGCAAAGTCTTCCCTCCTTTGCGTCCAGAAACACCTTTCTTCTTCGTCACGAAAGCTTTTGCCGCCGGAGTTATCCTCGCAACCGGATTTATGCACGTCTTGCCTGAGGCTTACACGATGCTTAACTCGCCGTGTCTAACCTCTGAAGCTTGGGAATTCCCGTTCACCGGGTTTATTGCGATGGTCGCTGCGATCTTGACGCTATCCGTCGATACATTTGCCACTTCGAGTTTCTATAAATCTCATTGTAAAGCGTCCAAGAAGATCAACGATGGAGAATCCGGCGGGCCTTCCGTCGACTCCGCCCAAGTCCAAGTTCTCCGGACTAGAATTATTGCACAG gtattggagttgggaatattaGTACACTCAGTGGTAATAGGAATATCACTCGGAGCTTCACAGAGCCCAGAGGCTGCAAAAGCTCTCTTTATTGCATTAATGTTTCATCAGTGCTTCGAAGGTCTTGGCCTTGGTGGTTGTATTGCTCAG GGAAAATTCAAGTGTTTGTCAGTAACATTAATGTCAACGTTCTTCGCAATAACGACACCAATAGGTATCGTTGTGGGGATGGGAATAGCAAATTCATACGATGAGTCTTCACCAACTGCTCTGATCGTGCAAGGAGTATTGAACGCTGCATCCGCAGGTATTCTCATCTACATGTCTCTGGTCGACCTTCTCGCAGCAGATTTCATGCACCCTAAGATGCAATCCAATACTGGGCTTCAAATCATGGCCCATATTGCTCTCCTTATTGGTGCTGGCCTCATGTCTCTATTGGCCAAATGGGCTTGA
- the LOC104753334 gene encoding protein FAR1-RELATED SEQUENCE 2 gives MEVEDVEIDLLTRSGNVDELCEASTSGNVARCLDQFATVGEPRDGMEFESKEAAYYFYRENKYRIPFTPFIGVSHHCQYVLLGCALIGEEIESTYSWLFRPWLKAVGGHAPRVMITDQDKLLSDIVVEVFPSARHFICLWNVLSKIPEMLNPFVSQDDGFMESFRNCVHNSWTYEQFERMWSNIISKFELNENEWLQLLFRDRKKWVPLYFHGICLARLSGPERPGSVASQFDNYMNSKATFKDFFELYGPFLQYRSNVEAKDYLESQSKQPTLRCSLAFEKQLSLIYTDAAFKKFQAEVPGVVSCQLRKEREDGTTTIFRVEDFEEQKILSVALNKELLDYILKRWSKGCNNIEGKKEKCVTIHNRMARFDDLCRRFVKLGEAASLSDEAYKTALTLLEETKKHCVNNSPKLNDATNMSEELPQETVFYAHEQVSSRAPTFENCYIPQAVMEETEQGSRFLAVSSTQDGYYGHPPTIQAMVRSFVYFSYSVQAFVITLRVNLYHRPKFNFLTFSDEGSMYSQPSIQGAFQGQSGFRGSVIRGCYDIEETLHDMTMESSQFQGSGPSNPSNHRMFNQQYKLKSSSSNLQRCWNAFCTKIEKVFLNCGIGFDVNLTLIGR, from the exons ATGGAAGTTGAAGATGTGGAGATAGATCTTCTAACAAGAAGTGGTAATGTAGATGAGCTTTGTGAGGCAAGTACGAGTGGGAACGTTGCTCGTTGTTTAGACCAGTTTGCAACGGTTGGTGAGCCCAGAGATGGGATGGAATTTGAGTCAAAGGAGGCTGCGTACTATTTCTATAGAGA GAACAAATACAGAATCCCATTTACTCCTTTTATTGGGGTTAGCCATCATTGTCAATACGTGCTGCTTGGATGTGCTTTGATTGGAGAAGAGATTGAGTCAACATATTCTTGGCTATTTCGGCCGTGGCTTAAAGCAGTCGGTGGTCATGCTCCTAGAGTGATGATAACAGATCAGGATAAGCTTCTAAGTGACATTGTTGTTGAAGTTTTTCCAAGTGCTCgccattttatttgtttgtggaATGTGTTGAGTAAGATTCCTGAGATGTTGAATCCTTTTGTGAGTCAAGATGATGGTTTTATGGAGAGTTTTAGAAATTGCGTACACAACTCTTGGACATATGAACAATTTGAAAGGATGTGGTCAAATATAATTAGTAAATTTGAACTTAACGAAAATGAGTGGCTTCAGTTGTTGTTTAGAGATCGTAAAAAATGGGTGCCACTTTATTTTCATGGGATTTGTTTAGCTAGACTGTCTGGACCTGAAAGACCTGGCAGTGTCGCCTCTCAATTTGACAATTATATGAACTCAAAGGCTACTTTCAAGGACTTCTTTGAACTCTACGGGCCATTTCTGCAGTATCGATCTAATGTGGAAGCAAAGGATTATCTGGAATCTCAGAGCAAACAGCCTACACTGAGGTGTTCTTTGGCTTTCGAGAAACAACTTTCCTTGATCTACACGGACGCTGCTTTTAAGAAGTTCCAAGCTGAGGTACCGGGCGTTGTTTCTTGTCAACTtcgaaaagaaagagaagatgggACAACAACAATATTCCGCGTGGAAGATTTTGAAGAACAGAAAATTTTATCTGTTGCTTTGAACAAAGAGTTGTTGGAT TATATACTAAAGCGTTGGTCAAAGGGATGTAACAACATAGagggcaaaaaagaaaaatgtgtcaCTATTCATAACCGAATGGCACGTTTTGATGATCTCTGTAGGCGCTTTGTTAAGCTAGGAGAAGCTGCATCTTTATCAGATGAAGCCTACAAGACTGCTTTAACATTATTGGAGGAAACCAAGAAGCATTGTGTTAATAATTCTCCCAA GCTAAATGATGCAACAAACATGTCAGAAGAACTACCCCAAGAAACC GTTTTTTATGCACATGAACAAGTTAGCTCCAGAGCTCCTACGTTTGAGAATTGTTACATTCCTCAAGCAGTTATGGAAGAGACCGAACAGGGATCCCGT TTCTTAGCTGTTTCTTCCACCCAAGATGGTTACTACGGACATCCGCCAACCATACAAGCCATGGTGAGATCCTTTGTCTATTTCTCTTATAGCGTTCAAGCTTTTGTTATAACCTTACGTGTGAATCTTTATCACCGACCAAAATTCAACTTCTTGACATTTTCTGATGAG GGAAGCATGTATTCACAACCAAGCATCCAAGGAGCT TTTCAGGGACAATCAGGTTTCAGGGGAAGTGTTATTCGTGGTTGCTATGACATTGAAGAAACTCTCCACGACATG ACAATGGAGTCCTCACAATTTCAGGGCTCTGGTCCAAGCAATCCGAGTAATCACCGTATGTTCAATCAACAATATAAGCTCAAGAGTTCCTCGTCAAATCTTCAAAGATGTTGGAATGCGTTTtgtacaaaaatagaaaaggtcTTCTTAAACTGTGGAATTGGCTTTGACGTAAATCTTACTCTGATTGGAAGATGA
- the LOC104749644 gene encoding choline-phosphate cytidylyltransferase 1, with protein sequence MSNVTGDRTDDGVSTAVAVSASTAVQSSPPTDRPVRVYADGIYDLFHFGHARSLEQAKKSFPNTYLLVGCCNDETTHKYKGRTVMTAEERYESLRHCKWVDEVIPDAPWVVNQEFLDKHHIDYVAHDALPYADSSGAGKDVYEFVKKVGRFKETMRTEGISTSDIIMRIVKDYNQYVMRNLDRGYSREDLGVSFVKEKRLRVNMRLKKLQERVKEQQERVGEKIQTVKMLRNEWVENADRWVAGFLEIFEEGCHKMGTAIVDSIQERLMRQKSVDRLENGQDDETDDQFYEEYFDHDMGSDDEQFYDEEEIKEEEKEHAVKTDAKDNK encoded by the exons ATGAGCAACGTTACCGGCGATCGCACTGACGACGGCGTTTCCACCGCCGTCGCAGTCTCCGCCTCTACAGCTGTCCAGAGTTCCCCTCCCACTGATCGTCCTGTCCGCGTCTACGCCGATGGGATCTACGACCTTTTCCATTTTGGTCACGCTCGATCTCTCGAACAGGCCAAGAAATC GTTTCCAAACACTTACCTTCTTGTTGGATGTTGCAACGATGAAACTACCCATAAGTACAAGGGAAGGACTGTAATGACTGCTGAAGAGCGATATGAATCACTTCGGCATTGCAA GTGGGTGGATGAAGTCATCCCAGATGCACCATGGGTGGTCAACCAGGAGTTTCTTGACAAGCACCATATTGACTATGTAGCCCACGATGCACTTCC GTACGCTGATTCCAGTGGAGCTGGAAAGGATGTTTATGAATTT GTTAAGAAAGTTGGGAGGTTTAAGGAAACTATGAGAACTGAAGGAATATCAACCTCGGACATAATAATGAGAATAGTGAAAGACTACAACCAGTATGTCATGCGTAACTTGGATAGAGGATATTCAAGGGAAGATCTTGGAGTTAGCTTTGTCAAG GAAAAGAGACTTAGAGTTAATATGAGGCTAAAGAAACTCCAGGAGAGGGTCaaagaacaacaagaaagagTGGGAGAAAAG atccAAACTGTAAAAATGCTGCGTAACGAGTGGGTAGAAAATGCAGATCGCTGGGTCGCTGGATTTCTTGAAATATTTGAAGAAGGTTGCCATAAGATG GGAACTGCAATAGTAGACAGTATCCAGGAGAGGTTAATGCGACAAAAGTCAGTAGACAGGCTGGAGAACGGTCAGGATGATGAGACAGACGACCAGTTCTATGAAGAATACTTCGACCATGACATGGGTAGTGATGACGAACAATTCTATGACGAGGAAGaaataaaggaagaagagaaagagcacGCGGTTAAGACGGATGCAAAAGACAACAAGTAA